In Deltaproteobacteria bacterium CG11_big_fil_rev_8_21_14_0_20_42_23, one genomic interval encodes:
- a CDS encoding rod shape-determining protein RodA, with protein sequence MTKRFSETFNWPFFFVVCALVGVGLLNLYSAVFYWEESGSLSIFWNQLIWIALGLLVMAATTFIDYRLFKDWGKYFYLIVLFMLLFTALFGQEIRGTKGWIRIGSVGIQPAEFAKLTYIFVMAKYFNDHPSADGYGVRELWKPALLTFLPFGIILYQGDMGSAFFLLAIFVSISLFLGVKKKTLLVCIALALLAGFGTYKFGLKEYQRNRILAFMHPEEDVRGKGYHLMQSKIAVGSGKFFGKGYLKGNINKLQYLPERHTDFIFPVLAEEWGFVGSLFVLSLYLSFLLLGVDIAKGARDRFGIFLVMGIVSWLSWQLVINLGGVLGLIPLTGVTLPFLSYGGSSIIVMLAASGFVLNVSLRKHMF encoded by the coding sequence ATGACAAAAAGATTTTCCGAAACTTTTAACTGGCCGTTCTTTTTTGTTGTTTGTGCACTTGTTGGCGTTGGCTTGCTTAATCTTTACAGTGCGGTTTTTTATTGGGAAGAAAGTGGTTCCCTTTCTATTTTTTGGAACCAACTTATCTGGATTGCTCTTGGCTTGCTGGTGATGGCAGCCACAACCTTTATTGATTATCGCCTCTTCAAAGATTGGGGGAAATATTTTTACCTCATTGTTTTGTTTATGCTTTTATTCACCGCACTTTTCGGCCAAGAAATCCGTGGAACCAAAGGCTGGATACGCATCGGCTCTGTAGGCATTCAGCCAGCTGAATTTGCGAAGCTCACCTATATTTTTGTGATGGCGAAATACTTCAACGATCATCCAAGTGCCGATGGCTATGGTGTTCGTGAATTATGGAAGCCCGCTTTGCTTACCTTTCTTCCTTTTGGAATTATTTTGTACCAGGGCGATATGGGCTCAGCCTTTTTTCTTTTGGCTATTTTTGTTTCTATCTCACTTTTTCTTGGCGTGAAAAAGAAAACGCTGTTGGTGTGTATCGCTCTTGCCTTATTGGCAGGCTTTGGAACGTACAAATTTGGCCTTAAAGAATATCAACGCAATCGTATCTTGGCCTTCATGCATCCTGAAGAAGATGTGCGAGGAAAAGGTTATCACCTCATGCAGTCAAAGATTGCAGTGGGCTCGGGAAAATTTTTTGGAAAAGGATATCTGAAGGGCAACATCAACAAGCTTCAGTATTTACCAGAGAGGCACACCGATTTTATTTTTCCCGTTCTTGCTGAAGAGTGGGGGTTTGTAGGTTCTCTTTTTGTCTTGAGTTTGTACCTTTCTTTTTTGTTGCTTGGGGTTGATATTGCAAAAGGTGCGCGTGATCGTTTTGGTATTTTTTTGGTCATGGGCATTGTGTCGTGGCTTTCTTGGCAGCTGGTCATCAACCTTGGCGGGGTGTTGGGGTTAATTCCGCTTACGGGAGTAACGCTTCCTTTCTTAAGTTATGGAGGTTCTTCCATTATCGTAATGCTTGCTGCATCTGGATTTGTGCTGAATGTCAGTTTGCGAAAACATATGTTTTAA
- the trxA gene encoding thioredoxin, which translates to MAENIIEVSDASFDGDVLQSDVPVVVDFWATWCGPCRALAPTLETLATEQSGKVKVCKVDVDQNPSVAAKYGIRSIPTILFFKNGQKVEQLVGNVAKGAIEEVIKKVG; encoded by the coding sequence ATGGCTGAAAATATTATTGAAGTGAGCGACGCAAGTTTTGATGGTGATGTTCTTCAATCCGACGTTCCCGTTGTGGTAGATTTCTGGGCTACTTGGTGCGGGCCGTGTAGAGCCTTGGCACCAACGCTAGAAACGCTTGCTACCGAGCAAAGTGGCAAAGTAAAGGTGTGCAAAGTGGACGTAGATCAAAACCCAAGTGTGGCCGCAAAGTACGGTATTCGCAGTATCCCCACCATTCTTTTCTTCAAAAACGGACAAAAGGTGGAACAACTTGTGGGCAATGTGGCGAAGGGTGCCATTGAAGAAGTGATTAAAAAGGTAGGATAA